The following nucleotide sequence is from Candidatus Jordarchaeales archaeon.
TTCATGCGAAGTGGCAGCCGGTTTCGACATGCGCTTACAAGTACATGCCTATTCTGAACATAGACCATGAAAAATGTGTTAGGTGCAAGGATTGCGTGTTTGCCTGTCCAAGAGGAATCCTAGCTGTGGAAGGAGACAAGCTTGTCCTGAAAAACATCCTTGATTGCTCACTGTGTAAGTCGTGTGAGGAGGTGTGTCGTTTCGAAGCAATAAAAGTATCGTGGAATGACAGGGCATTCATTTTCACCGTCGAATCTACAGGCGCTCTTCCTCCGGATAAAATAGTCCATGTGGCGACCGACATACTTTTAAAGAAACTATCTAAATTCATTGAAGAGTTATCAGTAGCAATTAAGGAGGAAGCACATTGAAGGTTACAGGACCCACAGACCCCAACGTTAGAAGGCTGATAGTTGCCCTTGAAAAGAAGGCGAAGGCTGAGAAAGCAAATATTTGGTTAGATATATCTGAGAGACTTAAGAAGCCTAGGAGACAAAGGGTGGCGGTTAACCTTTCAAGGATAAACAGGTACACTGAAGATGGAGACGTAGTTGTAGTTCCCGGCAAGGTTCTTGGTTCAGGATACCTTGACCACAGAGTCTGCATTGCAGCACTCTCGTTCTCTGAAAGCGCTATAGAGAAGACTAGAAGCGCTGGAGGGGAATGCATATCTATAATGGAACTCATGCGAAGGAATCCCAAAGGAAGCAACGTCAAAATAATAGCTTAGAAGGAGGAGTGAAGTGTGGAAGCCCCCGTTGTCATAGATGCAACGGATTTAGTCCTCGGACGGATGGCGAGTGTTGTAGCTAAACGCCTTCTCAACGGGGAACGCGTTATAATAATAAACGCAGAGAAAGCGGTGATTACAGGAAACCCGAGGTTTATCATAGAAAAGTACAAGAAGTTCCTGGAAATAAGAACGTTGACTGCCCCGTGGAAGGGACCGGTACACTATAGGAGACCGGACATGCTGGTGAGGCGGACGATAAGAGGAATGCTGCCATGGAAGAAGGCGCGGGGAAGGGAAGCGTATAAACGGCTGAGAGTTTACATAGGGGTCCCTGAGTTCCTCTCCGGGGTTGAAGCTCAGACTATACCGGATGCTCATATAAGTAAGAAAACTAACACTAAATTCATTCGTGTCGAGGATGTTTCACGAGAAATAGGTTGGGACATGCGGAGGTAGTGGCTATGAGTAAAGTTAAAAAGCCGCAGCTCAAAGTCGTTGTCACCTCGGGTAAACGTAAAACTGCAATCGCTAGAGCGGTGATAAGGCCTGGTAAGGGAAGAGTCAGGATTAACAAAGTGCCGCTTCCGCTGATTAAGCCGGACGTTATCCGGTTAAAGATTTCTGAGCCGCTTGTATTGGCAGGGGAGCTTGCAGAACAAGTTGACATAGACGTGGACGTGAGAGGGGGAGGCGTGATGGGACAGGCTTACGCTGCACGTACAGCGATCGCTCGGGGGCTTCTCGAGTACTCTGGAGGAGATACGCAACTCAAGGAAAGAATGCTCAGCTATGATGAGAAAATATTTGTGTCAGATCCAAGAAGGAAGGAACCTAAAAAGTTCGGAGGACGTGGAGCAAGAGACAGAAGACAGAAAAGTTACCGGTAAACCTATTAATTATTTGTCGTGGAGGTCTTGGAGTTTGATTATACCGATTAGATGCTTCACTTGCGGCATGCTTATTGCCGATAAATGGGAAGAGTTTTCTAGAAGAGTACGTCAGGGGGAAGACCCTAAGACTGTCCTTGATAGTATGGGTTTGAGAAGGTATTGTTGTAGGCGTATGCTTTTAAGTCACATAGATTTAATAGATGAAATAATACCGTTCTCACAGAAAATAAAAAAGGAAGAAACCTTCTAGGGGAAGTGTTAAAACATGAGCGAAGCCGAGCTCTTAATACAGCTTGATAAGTACCTTGCGGCGGGAGTTCACATAGGTACGCAGGTTAAAACGCAATCTATGCTCCCCTTCATCTATAGGGTTCGCCCAGACGGGTTATATGTTTTGGACGTGAGGAAAACTGACGAAAGAATTAGAGTGGCGGCGCGTTTCCTCGCACGCTTTGAGCCTTCAAAGATCCTCGTTGTTTCGACTAGGACTTACGGACAGCGGCCAGCTAAGAAGTTTGCAGAAATAACGAGAGCTAGGGTTGTAACAGACCGGTTTATTCCGGGAACGCTTACTAACCCAAGCCTTCCGAACTACGTTGACGTCGACGTTGTAGTCGTTACAGACCCAAGGACAGACGCACAGGCACTTATAGAGGCGGAAAAGGCGGGCATACCCACTGTGGCGCTTTGCGACACCGACAATTCAACGTCAAAAGTTGACCTTTGCATACCGACAAATAACAAGGGACGGAAGGCGCTGTCCTTGATATACTGGCTACTGGCGAGACAGGTTTTAAGGGAGAGGGGTGAACTGCCAGAGGACGGCGAGCTGCAAATTCCTATTGAAGAATTTGAGGCGAAAGTTAAAGCCCAATGAATTTCGGTGATGTAAATGGTTGTAGCGTCAGCGCCGGGTAAAGTGATATTATTTCGGTGAGCATGCTGTTGTTTACGGGGAACCAGCCCTTGTTATTGCCGTGGACAAGCGTGCTTTTGCCGAGGCGCTACCGCTCCCAGGAGATAAAATTCGCATATTTTCTCGTGAATATCAATCGCAGGTCGAATTTAAGATAGATGAAGAGGCGCCCGCTGGGCTCTTTAAGCCCATATGGACGATTGTTTCTAAACTTAAAGAATATGGGTTAAAAAAAGGGTTTGAACTTAGAATTTGGTCGGAAATACCCCCGGGGGCAGGGATGGGGTCTTCTGCCGCTGTAGCTGTAGCAGCAACTGCAGCGATAAGTTCTCTGTTC
It contains:
- a CDS encoding 50S ribosomal protein L18e, translated to MKVTGPTDPNVRRLIVALEKKAKAEKANIWLDISERLKKPRRQRVAVNLSRINRYTEDGDVVVVPGKVLGSGYLDHRVCIAALSFSESAIEKTRSAGGECISIMELMRRNPKGSNVKIIA
- the rplM gene encoding 50S ribosomal protein L13; amino-acid sequence: MEAPVVIDATDLVLGRMASVVAKRLLNGERVIIINAEKAVITGNPRFIIEKYKKFLEIRTLTAPWKGPVHYRRPDMLVRRTIRGMLPWKKARGREAYKRLRVYIGVPEFLSGVEAQTIPDAHISKKTNTKFIRVEDVSREIGWDMRR
- a CDS encoding 30S ribosomal protein S9; amino-acid sequence: MSKVKKPQLKVVVTSGKRKTAIARAVIRPGKGRVRINKVPLPLIKPDVIRLKISEPLVLAGELAEQVDIDVDVRGGGVMGQAYAARTAIARGLLEYSGGDTQLKERMLSYDEKIFVSDPRRKEPKKFGGRGARDRRQKSYR
- a CDS encoding DNA-directed RNA polymerase subunit N — protein: MIIPIRCFTCGMLIADKWEEFSRRVRQGEDPKTVLDSMGLRRYCCRRMLLSHIDLIDEIIPFSQKIKKEETF
- the rpsB gene encoding 30S ribosomal protein S2 — its product is MSEAELLIQLDKYLAAGVHIGTQVKTQSMLPFIYRVRPDGLYVLDVRKTDERIRVAARFLARFEPSKILVVSTRTYGQRPAKKFAEITRARVVTDRFIPGTLTNPSLPNYVDVDVVVVTDPRTDAQALIEAEKAGIPTVALCDTDNSTSKVDLCIPTNNKGRKALSLIYWLLARQVLRERGELPEDGELQIPIEEFEAKVKAQ